In the genome of Populus trichocarpa isolate Nisqually-1 chromosome 10, P.trichocarpa_v4.1, whole genome shotgun sequence, the window aaattattaaatcttttgtttttaagactAGCTTTTAGAAAATAATCTTTCAGTTTTCATCttaattctcttatttattctaaaaaaaactaaaaaaatatgaaaacatattattaagcaaatattttttaaaaataaaaaacaagagccTCGTTTGATTTatcttaaaacaaaacaaataggaaaaaaaatgttgagttttgaaGAGAGTTGaagaattagaaaataatagaatttgAAATCTGGAATCGTgtgaattcaattcaatttaattcaatttacatgattaaattaatatttatgtttgaaaccctttaaagaattagatttgaacttcaaattaaatttaatttctaaaatacatgtaaatataacataaatgAAAGATCCTATGATTTGTTACAATAATTTCCCCtggaatttatattaaaaataatatttaaaataatacccttaaaaatacaaacaccCCCACCAAGATGCTGTAACCAGCAGATACACAAGAGCAGGTCTTGGGACCTTGTGACCATTCAGGCTTTCgttcaactttaaaaaacaaccatcttCTTAAATAAATCTTTACCGTGCAATTCCTTTCACTTTTGTCCTTTTTCAAGATGGatggattttatttataaaacaaatttgtaaATGTTGTACCTTAGAAGTCACGGGAATTGTAGAAATCATACATGTTTTTCATGTaggttgtttatttattattaatggttatttttcaatctgttattttattaaaaatatatataaataatattatttttatttttaaaatttatttttgatattaacatgttagaataatctgaaaacattaaaaaattaattttaatttttttttaaaatacttttaaaatataaaaacaaataagctaCTAGTGGTGTTGGGTGGAGAAATATGCAAACACAAATTTATTCACACAGCTGTCgaaaacttattttatatggtgatatattttgaattattataactAGAAATTGTGGCATCTTTATGATTTactaaaattatcaaagttGCATTAGTTAAATTGGCTCGTCTATTTGATAAAgctggtttgatatttattttatttaagtttaatttgAGTAAAATGCTTGGATTTTTATTGGAAtatttctagaatttttttttctcaacattttaatagaaatattaatttgatcaaaagttttttatgacaaatatttattttttgaattttattaataaagaattaataagaGACAAGTATATTTATATCTTCTTTAAGATTcttatatattatgttattttaaataaatgcaGGGGTcattgcaacaaaaaaatgttttttcatagcaaaaataaataatttttgaattaaaggtaaaatagtcaagattgataattcaatttattttcacaaatattttagatagtataattaaatttaattatatgatttaatattttatttcaaacatgAGAATTATAATAGAttgttaattaaattcaaatttactCATATATTGAATTCAATCCAAAATGTGACTTGGTTCCAAATGCCAGAAAACAATATTCATTCTTAATTAGTAAACATGGGGAATTGACTCAACCCCGACTGggtcaaaaattcaaattaaatcaagtaaaacccatttaaaatctattgatttatttttgagaaaaaaaatcagtcagaattatattattttaatatatatatttttcaagttagtTTTCTTTACTAATGCCATCTAGTTAACCCTGTAGACGGATTTTACAACTATATCCTGACATCTAAACTTCTGGACCAGTTCCTAATGAAGAAGCCTCACAACGAGTTAATATAATATTGGTAGAGCAAGTTTCCGAAACcggctttgtatttttaaaaaaaaaaaaaaacgaaaaggaaGAGGtaaatccaagtttttatttatcctCGCCAACAACCAATCCTTCTTCAGTATCCATTTTCAATCCCATCCCTGTCTCCCTTTGTTTTCATGTAAATTCTTCTAAATCCATTCACCGACAACCATCACTTCTTCAACACCTTctagttgttgtttttcttttcttccttttattcaatttttaatgCTAATTAATGTAGCTCACACGTGATAGGCACGtggttttttataaaagaaaaggagaggatgGTTAACAAAGCTGGTCTCTACGGGTAATTTCCAATAATAAAAGTCCGTCAAAACGGAAAAGGAGTACGAAACTTCTATGCAAATACATATTCACCAAAAATTTAATAGCAAAGGGTTTTTCTTGCGGAAAAAACCCAATAATCCTCCTAAATTCTTACTTCCAGTCTACAGGATTagaaaaatcaaactaatccataaactaattaaaaaaaatagaaatttgaaTATTAACATGAACCAACCGGGGCTCTATAAATAGATGCCGGAATCACAAGCAGAATACAACGATATTAAATCCTCCATAGTCcatattcttttataaaaggattttcccaggaaatgaaagaaagacGAGCTAGGACCACAAAATGTTTTGATAAAGCATATTGCATATGACCAACACCTCTTGGTGTcgaagaataagaataagatGCCGGTGATGGTGACGGTGGAAAGTGGACCACGACATCACTTAAGACTAATAACAATCATGCAGAGAGTCGAGGCAGCCTCTCCAGGAACAAGAACAAATGACCTGTCACCGCGTGTCAAAATTCAAATGGCTGAAAAGTCAGATTTGGACAAGTGGGCGAATAGAGCCCTCCCtctttctgttttgtttctAGACTGGAGGACCAGATCATCTCTCCCTCTGTCGCGTGACTCATCACTGACCCGACCcccattatatatttattgttttaccacaaaagaaattaacaacGTTAATTATGACTTGTAGACCTCTCTACaaactacaaaaatatataataaattaacattGCTGTTCCCACATACTGACCCAGCAGTCTCTGTCCTTTTTCTCTTTCCAAAAAAAGCCTGCTAGCACTTTTCATCTGACGTGGACCTGATCTCTACCACGTGGCCGATGGTTATCTGCCAAATAAGATTCCTCAACTTCCTCTTGGCATTTGTGTGCGCTATGTTTTCTACTTTGCCTTCAACACGGTCGAGTTAGAGAAGCATACCAACCAATCACTTGCGAAAAAATCGTcatttgtaaggaaaaaaacaaggttctatacatgaaaaaattaaaaaaaaatgtctagcttaataaaaaaaaaacaattaaccatCATATCGGTGGCTTTAATTTAACAATTAGagtagggattttttttttatatcaatgttAAGAGTTGTAAatcccccaaaaaaaaattaatttttttttcttccattaagATGCCCTTGGGCGGATAACCATATCCAATCGTCGTCACTTTCGTTACTGGTACAACTCATATATGATAAATAATTGCTCATTTAATGTTTGGAGCAAttttgaaggggaaaaaaaatcattttaaaaagaacatagattttataaaaaacattgaaagaccACCATGCCCTGTTTTATTATCCGCACCCGTCCACCTCCTCTGCCTTTAAAAACCCAATCCTTTGGCCTTAAACAAACCTCCTCCACTTCACATCTCATCTCTCTCTAATATTTTGCATCACAAAGTTCCAGTCAAGAGTCTCCTTGTTTGCTAGAGATCAGACTCTTGTGTTTGCACATATTTGTTGCTCGCTAGCTAGGCATGGAGATCCCAGTGATCAACAGAATAAGCGATTTCGAGACTGGCATATCTTCTCTGCAAAACCCATCATTTCTTTCCCAGATTTTAGCTCTATCCGGAGCCGAAAAAATTCACCAAGCTTACAGTTTTTGGAAATGGGGCGCTCTCCTTCTTGCCCTAGTCGCCTCTTTCACAACCATAATTAACAGAATCAAGATTCTGGTCATCCGATTCAAAAACCACCCCTTCATCTCCTCACCATCTCTTATTACCAATCAAGAAGACGGCGATTACGAAAGCGAAACCGACTTATCCTGCTCGTCGTCAATATCCTTATCAGATGAGGAGCAGGAAGAAGAGCCCCCATCAACTTCACGAAGCTGGTGGTCCATTAATGATCATGATGAAGATTTCTGTGTCAGAGGTTCTGGCAATCGTTACATTGATGATCAATGGCAAAACGGTAATTTTAGGCTCCGGAGACGACGAAACAGCAGCATTGGAGACTTTTTTTCGTTGTCTGATTTCACAAATGAGAGAAACGTGGTAAAGCTCTGGGATAATTTAGGATTAGGCCTAGGTTTCAACCTTAACAACGGCGGCGATTCAAGGAGTGCGGTCGTTTCTTTCTATGACATTAATAATGAGCGAAACATATGTTCCATTTTTGGCAGCAAATGTGATAGTTTCACTGCTGTTTCCCCGTCTCCTTCAGTGGTTGTCTCCGCAGAGAC includes:
- the LOC7466893 gene encoding uncharacterized protein LOC7466893, coding for MEIPVINRISDFETGISSLQNPSFLSQILALSGAEKIHQAYSFWKWGALLLALVASFTTIINRIKILVIRFKNHPFISSPSLITNQEDGDYESETDLSCSSSISLSDEEQEEEPPSTSRSWWSINDHDEDFCVRGSGNRYIDDQWQNGNFRLRRRRNSSIGDFFSLSDFTNERNVVKLWDNLGLGLGFNLNNGGDSRSAVVSFYDINNERNICSIFGSKCDSFTAVSPSPSVVVSAETNLSGHSSLNLWDSRVGFRMPEVFAELRPMLGKIVGVSGGGGGGAKKVYVRDDVTGELTVGDIRKVSSPLVNVTESDVDTWWDADAVIVEDECEKSV